One window of Oculatellaceae cyanobacterium genomic DNA carries:
- a CDS encoding heme oxygenase (biliverdin-producing), with protein MSSNLATKLREGTKKAHTMAENVGFVKCFLKGVVEKNSYRKLVANLYFVYSAMEEEMERHKQHPIISKVTFPELNRKASLEEDLYFYYGTNWREQVAPSEAGQAYLNRIREVSNTAPELLVGHFYTRYLGDLSGGQILKGIAQRAMNLADGNGTAFYEFDSIPDEKAFKVKYRQAMDELPIDEATADRIVDEANDAFGMNMKMFNELEGNLIKAIGQMLFNTLTRKRTRGATELATAE; from the coding sequence ATGAGCAGTAACTTAGCAACCAAATTACGTGAGGGAACCAAAAAAGCCCACACAATGGCAGAAAATGTTGGATTTGTCAAGTGCTTTTTAAAAGGAGTTGTAGAAAAAAACTCTTACCGCAAACTCGTAGCCAATCTCTACTTTGTATACTCTGCAATGGAAGAAGAGATGGAACGCCACAAGCAGCACCCCATTATCTCCAAGGTGACTTTCCCTGAACTTAACCGCAAAGCGAGTTTAGAAGAAGATTTATATTTCTACTACGGCACCAACTGGCGCGAACAAGTCGCTCCAAGCGAAGCAGGTCAAGCTTATTTAAATCGCATTCGGGAAGTATCTAACACAGCGCCAGAATTGTTAGTTGGTCACTTCTATACCCGCTACCTGGGTGATTTATCAGGTGGTCAAATCCTCAAAGGTATTGCTCAACGCGCCATGAATCTAGCTGATGGCAATGGCACTGCCTTCTACGAATTTGACAGTATTCCTGATGAAAAAGCTTTCAAAGTAAAATATCGTCAGGCAATGGATGAATTACCCATTGATGAAGCTACAGCCGATAGAATTGTTGATGAAGCTAATGATGCTTTCGGCATGAACATGAAGATGTTCAACGAGCTAGAAGGTAATTTAATTAAGGCAATTGGACAAATGCTGTTCAACACCCTGACACGCAAGCGCACTCGTGGCGCTACAGAATTGGCAACTGCTGAATAG
- a CDS encoding c-type cytochrome, whose product MLTNINHKIRQKICYCLIFVSVLCLAVVFASNAKVALAKDSASESEVLRGRYLVTITACADCHSPRQTPNDPYWLAGYLPGTPGQPFEVGDLKVFASNITPDLDTGIGKWTPQQVFNSMRQGKHNNGKFLCPPMPWQYYRYMTDEDTWAIVAYLQSLKPVKNIVPNPTTSKLPKNKHGANHADKHPDCSIFYKGLKGLPAYPGINEVKVPGNQN is encoded by the coding sequence ATGTTAACTAATATTAATCATAAAATCAGGCAAAAAATTTGTTATTGTTTGATTTTTGTCAGCGTGTTGTGCTTAGCAGTAGTTTTCGCATCCAACGCCAAGGTTGCTCTTGCCAAAGATTCAGCTAGCGAAAGCGAAGTTCTGCGCGGTCGGTATCTGGTTACTATTACTGCCTGCGCTGATTGTCATAGCCCTCGTCAGACACCAAATGATCCTTACTGGCTGGCTGGTTATCTTCCAGGAACCCCAGGTCAACCATTTGAAGTCGGTGATTTAAAAGTATTTGCATCCAATATTACACCTGACTTAGATACTGGGATAGGAAAGTGGACACCGCAGCAAGTATTTAATTCTATGCGCCAAGGCAAGCATAACAATGGTAAGTTTTTATGCCCACCGATGCCCTGGCAATACTACCGATATATGACTGATGAAGATACTTGGGCAATAGTTGCTTATCTTCAAAGCTTAAAGCCCGTAAAGAACATAGTCCCTAATCCAACTACATCTAAATTACCAAAAAATAAACACGGTGCTAACCATGCTGATAAACATCCTGATTGTTCTATCTTTTACAAAGGTTTGAAAGGTCTACCTGCCTATCCCGGCATCAACGAAGTTAAAGTTCCAGGTAACCAAAACTGA
- a CDS encoding ferrochelatase: MVATPEKIQQQTPDAPAASDRVAVLLMGYGEVESYEDFANYNEQALNLLTAKFAPVPTWIYPPLAKLLAVFDLHEWSHQHDHFISPHNAIFEQQRAGIEKNLQQKWGDRIKVFKAFNFCAPFLPEQVLTQIKAEGFDKILIYPLLVVDSIFTSGIAVEQVNKALVNLTDGSEHWVKGQRYIPSFYNEPAYIDLLAQMVEEKIAKDLAVAHLPSQTGIVLMNHGCPHKAKGFTSGITESQILFDLVREKLIYKYPLISIGWLNHDTPLIDWTQPNVDLAARNIIDLGATALVFMPLGFATENHETLLDVDHIIHGLRRKHPEVTYVQMPCVNDRPDFLKMAADWANPQIEALLSEQALAVNPQLAAVQAQHSHDHHDHGHHHDHGHQHDHHHH, encoded by the coding sequence GTGGTTGCCACCCCTGAAAAAATTCAACAACAAACACCCGATGCGCCTGCTGCTAGTGATCGGGTTGCCGTATTACTAATGGGTTACGGCGAAGTGGAAAGCTACGAAGACTTCGCCAACTATAACGAACAAGCTTTAAATTTACTTACAGCTAAGTTTGCCCCAGTTCCCACTTGGATTTACCCACCACTTGCTAAACTTTTAGCGGTGTTTGACCTGCATGAGTGGAGTCACCAACACGATCACTTTATTTCTCCACACAATGCGATTTTTGAACAGCAACGCGCTGGGATAGAAAAGAATTTACAACAAAAGTGGGGCGATCGCATCAAAGTTTTTAAAGCTTTTAACTTTTGCGCTCCCTTCTTACCTGAACAAGTTCTCACCCAAATCAAAGCAGAAGGATTCGACAAAATCCTTATATACCCACTATTAGTAGTAGATTCCATCTTTACCAGTGGTATTGCTGTCGAACAAGTTAACAAAGCATTAGTTAATCTAACTGATGGAAGCGAGCATTGGGTTAAAGGACAGCGTTATATCCCTTCCTTTTACAACGAACCAGCTTACATTGATTTGTTAGCCCAAATGGTGGAGGAAAAAATCGCCAAAGATTTGGCAGTAGCACATTTACCTTCCCAAACGGGGATTGTGCTAATGAATCATGGTTGCCCACACAAAGCCAAAGGGTTTACATCAGGTATTACTGAAAGCCAAATTCTCTTTGATTTAGTTAGGGAAAAACTGATTTATAAGTATCCTTTAATCTCAATTGGTTGGCTCAACCATGACACGCCTCTAATTGACTGGACTCAACCGAATGTAGATTTAGCTGCGCGAAACATCATAGATTTGGGTGCTACAGCACTGGTATTCATGCCTCTTGGTTTTGCCACTGAAAACCACGAAACCCTGCTGGATGTAGATCATATTATTCATGGTTTACGTCGTAAGCATCCTGAAGTAACTTATGTGCAGATGCCTTGTGTTAACGATCGCCCTGACTTCTTGAAAATGGCGGCTGATTGGGCTAATCCCCAAATAGAAGCTTTACTATCAGAACAAGCTCTTGCTGTTAATCCTCAATTAGCAGCAGTCCAAGCTCAACATTCTCACGATCATCATGATCATGGTCATCACCACGATCACGGTCATCAGCACGATCATCATCATCATTAA
- the aat gene encoding leucyl/phenylalanyl-tRNA--protein transferase, with amino-acid sequence MEYNIPGLIEGYAQGYFLMADDTGKVGWYSSRQRALIPLDDRFRYPKSLQRAINQEKFAVAVNRDFKAVVAGCANRETTWISPELENIYLMLYESGLAYSFETWQGDQLAGGILGIVIGGAFIGESMFYRIPEGSKVAMVKLVERLRDRGFILFDAQMNNPHLERFGAYIVDDSEYEILLEQALQRRCSLDID; translated from the coding sequence ATGGAATATAACATTCCTGGGCTGATCGAGGGATATGCCCAAGGCTATTTTTTGATGGCTGATGATACTGGAAAAGTTGGTTGGTATTCAAGCCGTCAACGGGCGCTAATTCCTTTAGATGACAGGTTTCGTTACCCCAAGTCGTTGCAGCGTGCGATTAATCAAGAGAAGTTTGCTGTTGCCGTTAACCGCGATTTTAAGGCTGTGGTTGCTGGCTGTGCAAATAGGGAAACTACTTGGATTTCTCCAGAGTTAGAAAATATTTATTTAATGCTCTATGAGAGCGGCTTGGCTTATAGTTTTGAAACTTGGCAAGGTGACCAGTTAGCAGGTGGGATTTTAGGAATTGTGATTGGTGGGGCTTTTATTGGTGAATCAATGTTTTACAGGATTCCAGAAGGCTCAAAAGTAGCTATGGTGAAGTTAGTAGAAAGGCTGCGCGATCGCGGATTCATCCTTTTTGATGCTCAAATGAATAACCCCCACTTGGAGCGATTTGGTGCTTATATCGTTGATGATTCCGAGTATGAGATACTACTGGAACAGGCGTTACAGCGCCGTTGTTCTCTAGATATTGATTAA
- the rpsN gene encoding 30S ribosomal protein S14, with the protein MAKKSMIEREKKRQKLVDQYADKRAALLEDFQNATSQQQKVTIHRQIQQLPRNSAPTRLRNRCWVTGRPRGVYRDFGLSRNVMREWAHQGLLPGVVKSSW; encoded by the coding sequence ATGGCTAAAAAGAGCATGATTGAGCGCGAGAAGAAGCGCCAAAAGCTCGTTGATCAGTATGCAGACAAGCGGGCAGCTTTGCTTGAAGATTTTCAAAATGCTACTTCACAACAGCAAAAGGTGACTATTCACCGCCAAATTCAACAACTTCCTCGTAACAGTGCGCCTACCCGTCTGCGGAATCGCTGCTGGGTAACTGGTCGTCCTAGAGGCGTTTATCGTGACTTTGGGCTATCTCGCAACGTAATGCGCGAATGGGCGCACCAAGGTTTGTTACCTGGGGTTGTCAAGTCTAGCTGGTAG
- the miaA gene encoding tRNA (adenosine(37)-N6)-dimethylallyltransferase MiaA, whose amino-acid sequence MKGNQRAGLIVICGATATGKSGLAVTLAQKVKSVILSADSRQVYREFDIGTAKPTVAERQLVPHYLIDICNPTETLTVAEYQQQTQTLINDFHNKSFSLPLLVGGTGLYIKSIVQGMKIPRVAPQTQLRSQLSSLGQTQLYAMLQQVDPTATEKIHPNDPVRTLRALEVFYATGRPISEQQGENPPLYPILQIGLDCDPAKLTDRIAQRTEKMIAAGWEAEVKTLIEKYGSELPLLDTLGYREMKQYLAGEISLDQAKELIVLHTRQFAKRQRTWFRAYPEIEWFDADQPDLLEKVWGRVQQFIEKL is encoded by the coding sequence ATGAAGGGAAATCAGAGAGCAGGGTTAATTGTAATTTGTGGTGCGACGGCAACAGGAAAGTCAGGATTGGCGGTAACACTGGCTCAAAAAGTCAAATCAGTCATTCTCAGCGCCGATTCACGCCAAGTATATCGTGAGTTTGATATAGGTACAGCTAAACCAACTGTTGCAGAACGCCAGTTAGTACCACACTATTTAATAGATATCTGCAACCCGACAGAAACTTTAACTGTCGCAGAATATCAGCAACAAACACAAACACTAATTAACGATTTCCATAATAAATCTTTCTCTCTCCCCCTCTTAGTCGGCGGAACAGGCTTATACATTAAATCCATCGTCCAGGGAATGAAGATTCCCAGAGTTGCACCACAAACACAATTGCGATCGCAACTTTCCTCACTTGGTCAAACTCAACTTTATGCCATGTTGCAACAGGTTGATCCAACTGCGACCGAAAAAATTCACCCTAACGATCCAGTACGCACATTACGCGCCTTAGAAGTTTTCTATGCCACAGGTCGTCCTATTTCAGAACAACAAGGCGAAAATCCACCCCTATATCCTATTTTACAAATTGGTTTAGACTGCGACCCTGCTAAACTCACAGACCGTATTGCACAACGTACAGAAAAGATGATCGCCGCAGGTTGGGAAGCCGAAGTGAAAACCCTGATTGAAAAATATGGCTCTGAATTACCACTGCTAGATACTTTAGGTTATCGAGAAATGAAACAATATTTAGCTGGTGAAATTTCTTTAGATCAAGCCAAAGAATTAATTGTTTTGCATACTCGTCAATTTGCCAAACGCCAGCGCACATGGTTTCGCGCCTATCCTGAAATTGAATGGTTTGATGCGGATCAACCAGACTTATTAGAAAAAGTATGGGGGCGAGTACAACAATTTATTGAAAAGCTATAA
- the rseP gene encoding RIP metalloprotease RseP, producing the protein MSVLAAIAVLAVLIVVHELGHFLAARLQGIYANRFSVGFGPVLLKYQGSETEYAVRAFPLGGFVGFPDDDPDSKIPPNDPNLLRNRPILDRAIVISAGVIANLIFAYFLLVTQIGFVGVQDFNYQPGVLVPEVASDISSAATKAGIKPGDIVLAVEGKQLGESQAGISLLMQEIQTHPNESLALNLKRGDQIVNLKVTPELGKDGKGQIGVRLSPNGKVVRKPVGGIVQAFTTGAEEFQRIAILTAQGLGQLVSNFGQTADQIAGPVKIVEIGANIARSDAASLFQFAALISINLAIINILPLPALDGGQLAFLLIEAIRGKPLPTKIQDGVMQTGLMLLLGLGIFLIVKDTANLEGIQQLFK; encoded by the coding sequence ATGTCAGTTTTGGCAGCGATCGCAGTCTTAGCAGTTTTGATTGTGGTTCACGAGCTAGGTCATTTTTTGGCGGCTCGTTTACAAGGAATTTATGCTAATCGCTTCTCGGTTGGCTTTGGGCCAGTTTTGTTGAAATACCAAGGCTCAGAAACCGAGTATGCCGTGAGAGCATTTCCTTTAGGTGGGTTTGTTGGTTTCCCCGACGATGATCCCGATAGCAAAATTCCTCCAAATGATCCCAATCTGTTACGCAATCGACCTATTTTGGACAGAGCGATCGTCATTAGTGCTGGCGTGATTGCTAACTTAATCTTTGCTTACTTCCTGCTAGTAACTCAGATTGGTTTTGTAGGTGTTCAAGACTTTAACTATCAACCAGGGGTTTTAGTTCCAGAAGTTGCTTCAGATATTAGTTCAGCAGCAACCAAAGCAGGAATTAAACCTGGTGACATTGTTTTGGCAGTTGAAGGTAAACAATTAGGTGAATCTCAAGCAGGCATTTCTCTGCTGATGCAGGAAATTCAAACTCACCCTAATGAGTCCCTAGCACTAAACCTCAAACGCGGCGATCAAATTGTTAATCTCAAGGTGACACCAGAACTAGGAAAGGATGGCAAAGGTCAAATTGGTGTCCGGTTGTCTCCTAATGGTAAGGTGGTACGCAAGCCTGTAGGTGGCATCGTGCAAGCCTTTACCACTGGCGCAGAAGAGTTTCAACGAATTGCAATATTGACGGCTCAAGGATTAGGTCAATTAGTTAGTAATTTTGGGCAAACAGCAGATCAAATTGCTGGCCCAGTGAAAATTGTAGAAATTGGGGCTAATATTGCCAGATCTGATGCAGCAAGTTTATTTCAATTTGCGGCTTTGATCAGTATTAACCTGGCAATTATCAATATTTTGCCATTACCTGCTCTTGATGGTGGTCAACTGGCATTTCTGCTGATTGAAGCTATTCGGGGTAAACCCTTACCAACTAAAATCCAAGATGGTGTTATGCAGACTGGTTTAATGCTACTGCTAGGATTGGGAATATTCTTGATTGTGAAAGATACAGCCAATTTGGAAGGGATTCAGCAGCTATTTAAGTAG
- the nth gene encoding endonuclease III: MSITRKRSTKKQYALEILIRLKRLYPEATCTLNYETPVQLLVATILSAQCTDERVNQVTPALFLRFPDAAALADANLEDLESLVRSTGFYRNKAKNIQAACRLLVEKYGGQVPKRMELLLELPGVARKTANVVLGHAYGINMGVTVDTHVKRLSYRLGLTEQTDPIRVERDLMPLLPQEDWENWSIRLIYHGRAVCKARKPECDRCVLADLCPSAYIIPVPNALNDGFSLEPSNSIPVRSDTIKNGVFNDGN; this comes from the coding sequence ATGAGTATTACACGTAAGCGGTCAACTAAAAAGCAGTATGCTTTAGAGATTTTGATTCGCCTCAAGCGACTTTATCCAGAAGCAACCTGTACTCTCAACTACGAAACGCCAGTACAACTGCTGGTGGCAACTATTCTTTCTGCTCAATGTACAGATGAGCGAGTAAATCAGGTAACGCCAGCGTTGTTTCTACGGTTTCCTGACGCGGCTGCATTAGCTGATGCGAATTTAGAAGATTTAGAAAGCTTAGTTCGCTCTACAGGCTTTTATCGCAATAAAGCTAAAAATATTCAAGCTGCTTGCCGCCTGCTAGTTGAAAAATATGGTGGTCAAGTGCCAAAACGGATGGAACTATTGCTGGAATTACCAGGGGTGGCGCGAAAAACAGCTAATGTGGTGCTTGGTCATGCCTATGGCATCAATATGGGCGTGACAGTAGACACCCATGTTAAGCGTCTGAGCTACCGCTTAGGCTTAACCGAGCAAACAGACCCCATCCGTGTCGAGCGGGACTTAATGCCACTGCTACCCCAGGAAGATTGGGAAAACTGGTCAATCCGACTGATATATCACGGTCGGGCAGTTTGTAAAGCCAGAAAACCAGAGTGCGATCGCTGTGTACTGGCTGATTTATGTCCTTCTGCATATATCATTCCAGTACCAAATGCTTTAAATGATGGTTTTTCACTTGAACCTAGCAACTCGATACCAGTTAGATCCGATACAATAAAAAACGGTGTCTTCAACGATGGGAACTAA
- a CDS encoding transposase: MPLLLNYQYRAYPNTNQKLILNQWLRICRYWYNWQLGDRFTWWQENRSNYVIPSGEFCTICCTLSPKELRDNPNFYSQKKLLPILKEDLVKVGHSGELLDFTQVPSQTLQAVSKKVDQAFTRFIKGDKNRQRSGKPRFKNPARYRTLKVEGQAVTVERVEKDWLYIGVSKLKGWLKVRLHRPLPDDFALKNILLTKKADGWYCTIALEDPSVAQFAPDEIIPTWDNTLGVDAVLHENDYLATSDGEKLPSIKSFRKFFQKLAKISRRKAKRNKGSAKRRILAKKEARQHQKIARARADHAYKTAHALVRTGKKVFVREDLNLRSLTKRNQAKKDKEGKYLPNGQSAKSGLNKSWLDAAFGNFFSTLEYIAVKAGARVIAVNPSYTSQFLCYRDEKVFTDCDIREYWDESEKILVDRDINAAINIKRVGLGLFLILNRRSGKISKSFTDSTAKQVLVVLKMRQKPTLTMQGQCR, translated from the coding sequence TTGCCCTTGCTGCTTAATTACCAATATCGCGCATATCCTAATACAAATCAGAAATTAATACTGAACCAATGGTTAAGAATCTGCCGTTATTGGTATAACTGGCAACTTGGCGATCGCTTTACTTGGTGGCAAGAAAACCGCAGTAATTACGTTATACCTAGCGGCGAGTTCTGTACAATTTGTTGTACCTTATCACCAAAAGAATTAAGAGATAATCCCAACTTTTATTCTCAGAAGAAGCTACTACCAATCCTCAAAGAAGATTTGGTCAAAGTTGGACATTCGGGTGAATTACTAGATTTTACCCAAGTACCATCCCAAACTCTGCAAGCAGTGTCTAAAAAGGTTGATCAAGCGTTTACCAGATTTATCAAGGGCGATAAAAACAGGCAGCGAAGTGGTAAACCTAGATTCAAAAATCCCGCTAGATATCGCACTTTAAAAGTAGAAGGTCAAGCGGTAACTGTTGAGCGAGTAGAGAAGGATTGGCTATACATTGGTGTTTCTAAACTAAAAGGTTGGCTAAAAGTTAGACTGCATAGACCATTACCTGATGATTTTGCCTTAAAGAATATTCTGCTTACGAAAAAGGCTGACGGTTGGTACTGCACCATTGCTCTAGAAGATCCTTCTGTGGCACAGTTCGCTCCTGATGAGATTATCCCAACTTGGGATAATACTTTGGGAGTGGATGCGGTGCTGCATGAGAATGATTATCTAGCTACCTCCGATGGTGAAAAGTTACCATCAATTAAGTCTTTTCGGAAGTTTTTTCAGAAGTTAGCTAAGATCTCTCGACGCAAAGCTAAACGAAACAAAGGTAGTGCCAAGCGTCGGATACTAGCTAAGAAGGAAGCGAGACAGCATCAGAAAATAGCTAGAGCAAGGGCTGACCACGCCTATAAAACTGCTCATGCTTTGGTGCGAACTGGTAAAAAGGTTTTTGTGCGAGAAGACCTGAATTTAAGAAGTTTAACCAAGAGAAATCAAGCTAAAAAGGATAAGGAAGGAAAATATTTACCAAATGGTCAATCAGCTAAATCTGGGTTAAACAAATCTTGGTTGGATGCTGCTTTCGGTAATTTCTTCAGCACCCTAGAATACATAGCCGTCAAAGCTGGGGCTAGGGTAATTGCAGTTAATCCAAGTTATACATCCCAATTTCTCTGTTATCGAGATGAGAAGGTTTTCACTGATTGCGACATCAGAGAATACTGGGATGAGAGTGAAAAAATTCTTGTTGATCGCGATATCAATGCCGCGATTAACATTAAGAGAGTCGGGCTGGGACTATTCCTGATTTTAAATCGGCGTAGCGGGAAAATAAGTAAGTCCTTTACTGATAGTACCGCCAAGCAAGTTCTGGTAGTGTTAAAAATGCGCCAGAAGCCCACACTAACCATGCAAGGTCAGTGTCGGTAG
- the gyrB gene encoding DNA topoisomerase (ATP-hydrolyzing) subunit B — MTSSYSADQIQVLEGLEAVRKRPGMYIGTTGPRGLHHLVYEVVDNSIDEALAGHCTHIEIEINADGSVSVTDDGRGIPTDIHSRTGKSALETVMTILHAGGKFGGGGYKVSGGLHGVGISVVNALSEWVEVTVWRDKKEHNQRFERGIPIGELKAKPIKENRTGTSICFKPDTEIFTVGIEFDYTTISGRLRELAYLNAGVKITFSDQRIHLLKNNEPKVETYCYEGGIREYITYMNTEKQPLHEEVIYIQGERNNVQVEVALQWCVDAYSDNLLGFANNIRTIDGGTHLEGLKAVLTRTMNTTARKRNKLKEADANLGGENIREGLTGVISVKVPDPEFEGQTKTKLGNTEVRGIVDSLVGEIFTEYLDFHPNVADAILEKAIQAFNAAEAARRARELVRRKSVLESSPLPGKLADCSTKDPTESEIYIVEGDSAGGSAKQGRDRRFQAILPLRGKILNIEKTDDAKIYKNTEIQALITALGLGVKGEEFDSSQLRYHRIVIMTDADVDGAHIRTLLLTFFYRYQRALVDEGYIYIACPPLYKVERGRNHYYCYSERELNNLTTREFPSNANYTIQRFKGLGEMMPTQLWDTTMNPETRTLKRVEIEDAAEADRIFTVLMGDRVAPRREFIETYGSRLNLVDLDI; from the coding sequence ATGACCAGCAGTTACAGCGCTGATCAAATCCAAGTTTTAGAAGGTCTTGAAGCTGTCCGCAAACGACCAGGGATGTATATTGGCACAACTGGGCCAAGAGGACTCCACCATCTAGTTTACGAAGTTGTAGACAACTCCATTGATGAGGCGCTGGCTGGACACTGTACTCATATTGAAATTGAGATAAATGCTGATGGTTCTGTTAGTGTAACAGATGACGGTCGCGGTATCCCTACAGACATCCATTCCCGCACCGGGAAATCTGCTTTAGAAACAGTAATGACCATCCTCCATGCTGGGGGAAAATTTGGCGGTGGTGGTTATAAAGTTTCTGGAGGACTACACGGTGTAGGTATTTCCGTTGTTAATGCTTTATCTGAATGGGTGGAAGTTACTGTTTGGCGGGATAAGAAAGAACACAATCAACGTTTTGAACGTGGTATCCCTATAGGAGAACTGAAAGCTAAACCTATTAAAGAAAATCGCACCGGAACTTCTATTTGCTTCAAACCAGATACAGAAATATTCACTGTAGGAATAGAGTTTGATTACACAACTATATCCGGTAGATTGCGGGAGTTGGCTTACTTAAATGCTGGTGTCAAAATTACTTTTAGCGATCAGCGTATTCACTTACTCAAAAACAACGAACCGAAGGTAGAAACCTACTGTTATGAAGGTGGTATTCGTGAATATATCACCTACATGAATACTGAAAAGCAACCCCTGCATGAGGAAGTAATTTATATTCAAGGTGAACGCAATAATGTGCAAGTAGAAGTGGCTTTGCAGTGGTGTGTTGATGCTTATAGTGATAACTTACTCGGTTTTGCCAATAATATTCGCACCATTGACGGCGGTACACACCTAGAAGGGTTGAAAGCGGTGTTAACACGCACCATGAATACTACTGCCCGCAAGCGTAATAAGCTTAAAGAGGCAGATGCCAACCTTGGTGGTGAAAATATTAGGGAAGGTTTGACAGGTGTTATTTCTGTTAAAGTTCCTGACCCAGAATTTGAAGGACAAACGAAAACTAAATTAGGCAATACCGAAGTTAGGGGAATTGTTGATTCTTTAGTAGGAGAAATTTTTACAGAGTATTTAGATTTTCATCCTAATGTCGCTGATGCTATTTTAGAAAAAGCAATCCAAGCATTTAATGCTGCTGAAGCTGCTAGACGTGCTAGAGAATTAGTCCGCAGAAAATCAGTTTTAGAGTCTTCACCTTTACCTGGAAAATTAGCAGATTGTAGTACAAAAGATCCAACGGAATCAGAAATATATATTGTGGAAGGTGATTCCGCCGGAGGCAGTGCAAAACAAGGAAGAGATAGACGTTTTCAAGCTATCCTACCTTTGCGAGGTAAAATTCTCAATATTGAGAAAACCGACGATGCGAAAATCTACAAAAATACAGAAATTCAAGCTTTAATTACTGCACTAGGATTAGGGGTAAAAGGGGAAGAATTTGATTCGTCTCAATTACGATATCACCGGATCGTAATTATGACTGATGCTGACGTGGATGGGGCGCACATTCGCACGTTGTTGTTAACATTCTTCTATCGTTATCAACGAGCATTGGTTGATGAAGGCTACATTTATATTGCTTGCCCCCCGCTTTATAAGGTGGAAAGAGGTCGCAATCATTACTATTGTTATAGCGAGCGCGAACTCAATAACCTGACTACACGCGAGTTTCCTAGTAATGCAAATTACACCATCCAACGTTTCAAAGGGTTAGGTGAAATGATGCCCACCCAACTGTGGGATACCACGATGAACCCAGAAACTCGTACCCTTAAGCGAGTAGAAATTGAAGATGCTGCGGAGGCGGATCGGATCTTTACTGTATTGATGGGCGATCGCGTTGCACCTCGACGCGAGTTTATCGAAACCTACGGTTCCCGTTTAAATCTGGTAGATCTCGATATCTAA
- the cobW gene encoding cobalamin biosynthesis protein CobW — MATKLPVTVITGFLGSGKTTLIRHLLQNNQGRRIAVLVNEFGELGIDGELLRSCGVCPEDADANSNIVELTNGCLCCTVQEEFLPTMQELLKRRDSLDCIVIETSGLALPKPLVKAFRWPEIRNAATVDAVITVVDCEAVAAGTFASNPEAVEQERQADPNLEHETPLQELFEDQLACADLVVLNKTDLVKAQQQAEVVELIKKELSRTVKIVQSDAGKLSPDILMGFQAAVEDNLESRPSHHDTEEDHDHDDEINSTHLILDQAFDPDKLKQQLEALVQQQEIYRIKGFVAVPNKAMRLVLQGVGNRFEQFYDRPWQPEELRQTQLVFIGRALDAAQIQSQLSLN, encoded by the coding sequence ATGGCTACAAAACTTCCTGTGACTGTTATTACTGGATTCTTAGGTAGTGGCAAAACAACACTAATTCGTCATTTGCTGCAAAATAACCAAGGGCGCAGAATTGCTGTTTTGGTTAATGAATTTGGTGAACTCGGCATTGATGGTGAACTGCTACGTTCCTGTGGAGTATGTCCAGAAGATGCCGATGCCAACAGCAATATTGTTGAATTAACAAATGGCTGCTTGTGCTGCACAGTGCAGGAAGAATTTTTGCCAACTATGCAGGAACTGCTGAAGCGGCGAGACTCCTTAGACTGCATTGTCATAGAAACGTCTGGGTTAGCATTACCTAAACCACTCGTAAAAGCTTTCCGATGGCCAGAAATTCGCAATGCTGCCACAGTTGATGCTGTAATCACAGTAGTAGATTGTGAAGCTGTAGCAGCCGGAACTTTTGCCAGCAATCCAGAAGCGGTTGAGCAAGAACGTCAGGCAGACCCCAACCTGGAACACGAAACACCATTACAAGAACTTTTTGAAGACCAACTAGCTTGTGCTGACTTGGTAGTACTGAATAAAACTGATTTAGTCAAGGCCCAGCAGCAAGCTGAAGTTGTTGAGTTAATTAAAAAAGAACTGTCCAGAACCGTAAAAATTGTGCAGAGCGATGCTGGAAAATTAAGTCCAGATATTTTGATGGGATTCCAAGCGGCAGTAGAAGATAATTTAGAGTCCCGTCCTAGCCATCATGACACTGAAGAAGACCACGACCACGACGATGAGATTAACTCAACCCACCTAATTTTAGACCAAGCTTTTGACCCAGATAAGCTAAAACAGCAGTTAGAGGCATTAGTACAACAGCAGGAAATTTACCGTATTAAAGGGTTTGTGGCAGTTCCTAATAAAGCTATGCGACTGGTATTGCAGGGAGTCGGAAATCGCTTTGAGCAATTTTATGACCGTCCTTGGCAACCAGAAGAACTTAGACAAACTCAGCTAGTTTTCATCGGTCGTGCGTTAGATGCGGCTCAAATTCAGTCGCAGTTATCTCTTAACTGA